The Streptomyces sp. WZ-12 genome segment GGCCCCCGGTGCCAGCGCGTGCTCCGCGGCCTTCGGGCCGACGGCTCGCTCCAGCACCTCGGCGTAGTGCGCCAGGGCCGCGTCCAGGATGGCGACGTCCTCCTCGGTCGCGCCCTTCTGCGGCCCGTAGACCGCCGGCGCGCCCTTGGGGCCGGTCAGCGGATTGTCGACGTCGCTGGCGAGCACGATGTCCGTGGCCGCCAGCCGCGGGTCGAGCCCTGAGAGATCGGCCGTGGCCAGCTCCCGCAGGCCCCCGCCGCCCGGACCGACCGGCGTCCCGTCGGCGGCCAGGAACCGCGCGCCCAGGGCCGCCAACATGCCCGCGCCGCCGTCCGTGGTGGCGCTGCCCCCGACGCCGAACACGATCGAGGTCGCCCCCGCGTCCAGCGCCGCCAGCAGCAGCTCGCCGGTGCCGTACGTGGTGGCGGTGAGCGGCGCGAAGACGCCGCGCGGGAGGTGCTGGAGGCCGGACGCCTCGGCCATCTCCACCACCGCCGTGCCGTCCTCGCGCAACGCGAAGATGGCCGTCACCGGCTCGCCCGTCGGGCCGGTGACCCGCGCCTCGTGCCGGGTGAAACCGGCCGCCAGCGCCGCCGCGGTCGTCCCGTCGCCGCCGTCCGCGACCGGGACCGCCGCCACGTCCAGGCCGGGGAGCACGCGCCGCAGACCGGCCGTGACGTGCTCGGCGACCTGCACGGCCGTGAGCGAGCCCTTGAACTTGTCCGCGGCGATCAGCACCTGTGCTGTGTTTGTCCTTGCTGCGTCCGCCACCGTGTTTCCCCTTGCTTTCGAACTGGCAGTCGCGCCGCTGCGACCCTATCCGCCCGACGCCCCCACGAACAGACCGGAAGAAGATCACCGCGCCCCAGCCACCCGCCCTCACCTGCTTCCCTCCCCTCCCCCGTCTCCATCCACCGCCCCTGCCTCCCCGCACATCTCAGGCCCGCGCTTCTCCTCCCTCCGGCCAGCCCCTAGGCTCGCGCCGTGACGACCATGGACGACGACTACGCCTCTTACCTCGCCGGCCTGCCACGCGTCCTCGCGGGCGCGGGGGTCATCTTCCGTGACGCGGAAGGACGCCTCCTGCTGGTCGAGCCCAACTACCGCGACACCTGGGTCCTGCCGGGCGGCACCATCGAGTCGGACACCGGCGAGACCCCGCGCGAGGCCGCCCACCGGGAAACCGTCGAAGAGATCGGCCTGGACGTCGAGTTGGGCCCGCTACTCGCCGTCGACTGGGTGCGCAGCGCGGCGCGGCCGCCGCTGGTGTCGTACCTCTTCGACGGCGGGGTGCTGACCCCGGAGCAGTTCGCGACGATCCGGGTGCAGGAGGAGGAACTGCTGTCCTGGCGCCTGGTCCACTGGACCGAGGCCGAGCCGCTGCTCGCCAAGGACCTGCGGCTGCGCATCCGCGCCGCCCTGGACGCCTTGGAACACGGCCGCGGCCCGGCGGAACTGGAGGACGGACTCGCGCCGGACGGGCGGCACGGACGGGAGTGAGCCGCGCGGGCTGGGGCGGGCACGCGTGCTGGTTTGAGGGGACGGTGGGGTCGACGGGACCGGGCTGGCTCGGGCAGTCGGTAGATGGGCGAGGCTGACCGGGCCGGCAGGCCAGGCTGGGGCTGACGGGGCGATCGGGGTCGTGGGGGTTGTTGGAGTTGTTGAAGTGGTCGGACCGTTCTGGTCAGTTGGGGTGATCGGGGCGACCGTTGGGGTTCGGCCGTGCACAGCTCCCGTCGCGTAGTA includes the following:
- a CDS encoding glycerate kinase, translated to MLIAADKFKGSLTAVQVAEHVTAGLRRVLPGLDVAAVPVADGGDGTTAAALAAGFTRHEARVTGPTGEPVTAIFALREDGTAVVEMAEASGLQHLPRGVFAPLTATTYGTGELLLAALDAGATSIVFGVGGSATTDGGAGMLAALGARFLAADGTPVGPGGGGLRELATADLSGLDPRLAATDIVLASDVDNPLTGPKGAPAVYGPQKGATEEDVAILDAALAHYAEVLERAVGPKAAEHALAPGAGAAGGIGYGALVGLDAVFRPGIDVMLEVLGFAPALARATFVITGEGSLDAQTLHGKAPAGVAAAARAAGIDVAAVCGRLQLSQEALAAAGIRRAYALTDLEPDPARCMAEAGPLLERAAEQLARDFLA
- a CDS encoding NUDIX domain-containing protein, which translates into the protein MDDDYASYLAGLPRVLAGAGVIFRDAEGRLLLVEPNYRDTWVLPGGTIESDTGETPREAAHRETVEEIGLDVELGPLLAVDWVRSAARPPLVSYLFDGGVLTPEQFATIRVQEEELLSWRLVHWTEAEPLLAKDLRLRIRAALDALEHGRGPAELEDGLAPDGRHGRE